A genomic window from Anthonomus grandis grandis chromosome 4, icAntGran1.3, whole genome shotgun sequence includes:
- the LOC126735376 gene encoding uncharacterized protein LOC126735376, with translation MHLAYGATNCNARAASRLCHERYPERQHSGYKKFITVHRRLAETDMFKTKMHDTGVARTVRTVEFKEEVLQRVADEPSNSTRDVAKNMNTSNASVWRVLHEQQLHPYHFQKVQGITAADYHPRVQFCRWLLDHIIAQPNFLRYVLWTDEASFTRDGIFNSRNSHVWDEENPYAIFPRKHQNVWAGIVDDYLIGPYLLPERLTGPIYLRFLEGVLPELLENVPLNVRQQMWFQHNRAPAHFAVQVRKYLAQRFGHRWIARGGAVFWPPRSPDLTSLDFFLWGHVKSLVYETPVESELDLIGRISPAFEIIQNEDHQFLV, from the coding sequence atgcatttggcatacggagcaacaaactgcaatgcacgagcagcttCGCGGTTGtgtcatgaacgttatcccgaacgacagcattctggatacaaaaagtttattacggTTCAtaggcggctcgctgagacagacatgtttaagaccaagatgcatgatactggtgttgctcgaaccgtaagaacggtcgaatttaaagaagaggtgcttcagcgagttgccgatgaaccatcaaatagcacacgtgacgtcgctaagaatatgaatacgagtaacgcttctgtctggcgggtactacacgagcaacaactccatccttaccacttccagaaagttcaaggtataactgcagccgattatcatcctagagttcaattttgtcgatggcttctggatcacatcattgcacaaccaaattttttacgatatgttttgtggaccgatgaagcctcttttacaagagacggtatttttaatagtaggaatagccatgtttgggacgaagaaaatccttatgcaatttttccaagaaaacatcagaacgtatgggcaggcattgttgatgattatttaattgggccataccttctaccggaacggttaacaggacctatttatctgcgtttcttggagggagttctcccagaactccttgaaaatgttccactaaacgttagacagcaaatgtggtttcagcataatagagcgccggctcactttgctgtacaagtacgcaagtatttggctcagcggtttgggcaccgttggattgccagaggtggagcagttttttggcctcctaggtcacccgatttaacgtcgctcgattttttcttgtggggacatgtaaagtctttagtctacgaaactccagtagaatcagagctagacttaattggacgaatatcaccagcatttgaaatcattcaaaacgaggatcatcaatttttagtgtag